A genomic window from Gossypium hirsutum isolate 1008001.06 chromosome D10, Gossypium_hirsutum_v2.1, whole genome shotgun sequence includes:
- the LOC107915061 gene encoding endo-1,4-beta-xylanase 5 isoform X1, with amino-acid sequence MRPAIFGETATGFYTPGFLLKNLTVGNFYCFSRLAYSGAITAWIKIQGANSALIRASLKIENRTYNCIGTVLAKNGCWSFLKGGFVLDSPSNLALLLFQNSDDKDIDITIDSSSLQPFTDQEWRFNQQFMINTLITVDTLCEMIFQQRSTR; translated from the exons ATGAGACCTGCCATTTTTGGCGAAACTGCAACTGGTTTTTACACTCCAGGTTTTCTCTTGAAGAATCTCACCGTGGGCAATTTTTATTGTTTCTCCA GATTGGCTTACTCTGGTGCAATTACAGCTTGGATCAAAATACAAGGTGCAAATTCAGCTCTCATTAGGGCAAGCTTGAAGATAGAAAACAGAACATATAATTGTATAGGGACTGTTTTGGCTAAGAATGGTTGCTGGTCATTTCTCAAAGGTGGATTTGTTCTTGATTCACCTTCAAATTTAGCTTTACTGCTATTCCAG AACTCAGATGATAAAGACATTGATATAACAATTGATAGTTCCTCGTTACAGCCATTTACAGATCAAGAATGGAGGTTCAACCAGCAATTCATGATTAACACTCTAATTACTGTTGACACACTTTGTGAAATGATATTTCAACAACG ATCAACAAGGTAA
- the LOC107915940 gene encoding calcium-dependent protein kinase 24 isoform X1, translating into MGSCISTQAKLIDSLSKRYYDRSGTKGKPKHARFDHSESRKSVSKCVSSTRKVLKNQSGKNIFDLYEIGKKLGIGEFGITHQCFDLETGETFACKKIAKAKLRTEVDLEDVRREVEIMRHLPKHPNIVTFREAFEDKEAIYLVMELCRGGELFDRILAKGHYSEQAAATIIKTILEIVKVCHEHGVIHRDLKPENFLFADESESAPIKAIDFGLSIFYESGQRFSDIVGSPYYMAPEVLKRNYGEEVDVWSIGVILYILLCGVPPFWAETEEGIAHAIIKGEIDFKRDPWPKVSGEAMELVKSMLRPNPYNRMTIQEILEHPWIQNPKHCPNVNLGENVRSRIKQFSLMSKFKKKVLRVVADNLSEDQTDSIIQMFNMMDTDENGHLSFEELRDGLAKIGHSIDDPDVQMLLESADVDGSGTLSYDEFTTMAVHLKRISDDQLSQAFQYFDKNQSGYIEVEELKEALLQDDPGPSNEQSIKDIMLDVDEDKDDRISYQEFKAMMLSGMDCRQYSRVLLNAVSIKILRKSGQLR; encoded by the exons ATGGGAAGCTGCATATCAACACAAGCGAAACTAATAGATTCATTATCGAAGAGATATTATGATAGATCCGGTACCAAAGGGAAACCCAAGCATGCACGTTTCGATCACAGCGAGTCGCGTAAATCAGTGAGCAAATGCGTGAGCAGTACCCGTAAGGTATTGAAAAATCAGTCGGGGAAGAATATCTTCGACCTTTACGAGATCGGAAAGAAGTTGGGGATAGGCGAATTCGGGATCACGCACCAATGCTTCGATTTAGAAACCGGGGAAACTTTCGCGTGCAAGAAGATAGCGAAGGCGAAGCTGAGGACGGAGGTGGACTTGGAAGATGTAAGAAGGGAGGTGGAGATTATGAGACATTTGCCGAAGCATCCGAATATTGTCACCTTTAGGGAAGCCTTTGAGGATAAAGAAGCTATTTATCTTGTTATGGAGCTTTGCCGTGGAGGTGAACTTTTCGATAGAATCCTCGCTAAAGGTCATTATTCGGAACAAGCTGCTGCTACCATCATTAAAACTATTTTGGAGATTGTCAAG GTGTGCCATGAGCATGGAGTGATACATAGGGATTTAAAACCTGAGAATTTCTTATTCGCAGACGAAAGTGAAAGTGCCCCAATTAAAGCCATTGATTTTGGGCTCTCCATATTCTATGAATCTG GTCAGCGTTTCAGTGACATAGTAGGAAGTCCATACTACATGGCACCAGaggttttaaaaagaaattatggAGAGGAAGTTGATGTTTGGAGTATTGGTGTTATTCTTTATATCTTGCTCTGTGGAGTTCCTCCTTTCTGGGCtg AAACAGAGGAAGGGATAGCCCATGCAATAATAAAAGGGGAGATAGATTTCAAAAGGGATCCATGGCCAAAGGTGTCAGGTGAAGCCATGGAGCTGGTAAAGAGCATGCTTCGTCCCAATCCTTACAATCGTATGACCATTCAAGAGATCCTTG AACATCCATGGATTCAAAACCCCAAGCATTGCCCCAACGTTAATCTGGGGGAAAACGTAAGATCAAGGATTAAGCAGTTCTCGTTGATGAGCAAGTTCAAGAAGAAAGTTTTAAGG GTAGTAGCAGACAACTTGTCAGAAGATCAAACCGACTCCATAATCCAGATGTTCAATATGATGGATACTGATGAAAATGGGCATTTGTCCTTCGAGGAACTCAGAGATGGCCTTGCCAAAATTGGCCATTCTATTGATGATCCTGATGTCCAGATGTTGCTCGAGTCC GCTGACGTTGATGGAAGTGGAACACTAAGCTACGACGAGTTCACAACAATGGCGGTTCATCTCAAAAGGATCAGCGACGACCAACTCTCTCAAGCTTTCCAGTACTTCGACAAGAACCAATCCGGTTACATCGAAGTCGAAGAACTTAAAGAAGCTCTACTACAAGACGACCCTGGTCCCAGCAATGAACAGTCAATCAAAGACATCATGCTTGATGTAGACGAAGATAAG GATGATCGAATCAGTTATCAAGAATTTAAGGCAATGATGTTATCAGGCATGGATTGTCGACAGTATTCTAGAGTATTGCTAAATGCCGTGAGCATCAAAATATTAAGAAAATCTGGTCAACTAAGATGA
- the LOC107915061 gene encoding endo-1,4-beta-xylanase 5 isoform X3: MEQRKRAVTIHVSDQQGNRLQGAAITINQVSKDFPFGSARAHTILGNLPYQNWFVERFNAAVFENELKWYATEPDQGKTNYTLADQMLEFVRAHQIIARGHNIF, from the exons ATGGAG CAAAGGAAGCGTGCTGTAACAATACATGTCTCAGATCAACAAGGTAATAGGTTGCAAGGAGCAGCAATAACTATAAACCAAGTCTCAAAGGATTTTCCATTTGGTTCTGCAAGAGCACACACCATTCTTGGGAATTTGCCCTATCAA AACTGGTTTGTTGAACGATTCAATGCAGCAGTGTttgaaaatgaattgaaatgGTATGCAACAGAACCAGATCAAGGGAAGACCAACTACACCTTAGCTGACCAAATGCTGGAGTTTGTTAGAGCCCACCAAATAATAGCCAGAGGCCACAACATATTCTAG
- the LOC107915061 gene encoding endo-1,4-beta-xylanase 5 isoform X2, which produces MRPAIFGETATGFYTPGFLLKNLTVGNFYCFSRLAYSGAITAWIKIQGANSALIRASLKIENRTYNCIGTVLAKNGCWSFLKGGFVLDSPSNLALLLFQNSDDKDIDITIDSSSLQPFTDQEWSKGSVL; this is translated from the exons ATGAGACCTGCCATTTTTGGCGAAACTGCAACTGGTTTTTACACTCCAGGTTTTCTCTTGAAGAATCTCACCGTGGGCAATTTTTATTGTTTCTCCA GATTGGCTTACTCTGGTGCAATTACAGCTTGGATCAAAATACAAGGTGCAAATTCAGCTCTCATTAGGGCAAGCTTGAAGATAGAAAACAGAACATATAATTGTATAGGGACTGTTTTGGCTAAGAATGGTTGCTGGTCATTTCTCAAAGGTGGATTTGTTCTTGATTCACCTTCAAATTTAGCTTTACTGCTATTCCAG AACTCAGATGATAAAGACATTGATATAACAATTGATAGTTCCTCGTTACAGCCATTTACAGATCAAGAATGGAG CAAAGGAAGCGTGCTGTAA
- the LOC107915940 gene encoding calcium-dependent protein kinase 24 isoform X2, whose amino-acid sequence MGSCISTQAKLIDSLSKRYYDRSGTKGKPKHARFDHSESRKSVSKCVSSTRKVLKNQSGKNIFDLYEIGKKLGIGEFGITHQCFDLETGETFACKKIAKAKLRTEVDLEDVRREVEIMRHLPKHPNIVTFREAFEDKEAIYLVMELCRGGELFDRILAKGHYSEQAAATIIKTILEIVKVCHEHGVIHRDLKPENFLFADESESAPIKAIDFGLSIFYESETEEGIAHAIIKGEIDFKRDPWPKVSGEAMELVKSMLRPNPYNRMTIQEILEHPWIQNPKHCPNVNLGENVRSRIKQFSLMSKFKKKVLRVVADNLSEDQTDSIIQMFNMMDTDENGHLSFEELRDGLAKIGHSIDDPDVQMLLESADVDGSGTLSYDEFTTMAVHLKRISDDQLSQAFQYFDKNQSGYIEVEELKEALLQDDPGPSNEQSIKDIMLDVDEDKDDRISYQEFKAMMLSGMDCRQYSRVLLNAVSIKILRKSGQLR is encoded by the exons ATGGGAAGCTGCATATCAACACAAGCGAAACTAATAGATTCATTATCGAAGAGATATTATGATAGATCCGGTACCAAAGGGAAACCCAAGCATGCACGTTTCGATCACAGCGAGTCGCGTAAATCAGTGAGCAAATGCGTGAGCAGTACCCGTAAGGTATTGAAAAATCAGTCGGGGAAGAATATCTTCGACCTTTACGAGATCGGAAAGAAGTTGGGGATAGGCGAATTCGGGATCACGCACCAATGCTTCGATTTAGAAACCGGGGAAACTTTCGCGTGCAAGAAGATAGCGAAGGCGAAGCTGAGGACGGAGGTGGACTTGGAAGATGTAAGAAGGGAGGTGGAGATTATGAGACATTTGCCGAAGCATCCGAATATTGTCACCTTTAGGGAAGCCTTTGAGGATAAAGAAGCTATTTATCTTGTTATGGAGCTTTGCCGTGGAGGTGAACTTTTCGATAGAATCCTCGCTAAAGGTCATTATTCGGAACAAGCTGCTGCTACCATCATTAAAACTATTTTGGAGATTGTCAAG GTGTGCCATGAGCATGGAGTGATACATAGGGATTTAAAACCTGAGAATTTCTTATTCGCAGACGAAAGTGAAAGTGCCCCAATTAAAGCCATTGATTTTGGGCTCTCCATATTCTATGAATCTG AAACAGAGGAAGGGATAGCCCATGCAATAATAAAAGGGGAGATAGATTTCAAAAGGGATCCATGGCCAAAGGTGTCAGGTGAAGCCATGGAGCTGGTAAAGAGCATGCTTCGTCCCAATCCTTACAATCGTATGACCATTCAAGAGATCCTTG AACATCCATGGATTCAAAACCCCAAGCATTGCCCCAACGTTAATCTGGGGGAAAACGTAAGATCAAGGATTAAGCAGTTCTCGTTGATGAGCAAGTTCAAGAAGAAAGTTTTAAGG GTAGTAGCAGACAACTTGTCAGAAGATCAAACCGACTCCATAATCCAGATGTTCAATATGATGGATACTGATGAAAATGGGCATTTGTCCTTCGAGGAACTCAGAGATGGCCTTGCCAAAATTGGCCATTCTATTGATGATCCTGATGTCCAGATGTTGCTCGAGTCC GCTGACGTTGATGGAAGTGGAACACTAAGCTACGACGAGTTCACAACAATGGCGGTTCATCTCAAAAGGATCAGCGACGACCAACTCTCTCAAGCTTTCCAGTACTTCGACAAGAACCAATCCGGTTACATCGAAGTCGAAGAACTTAAAGAAGCTCTACTACAAGACGACCCTGGTCCCAGCAATGAACAGTCAATCAAAGACATCATGCTTGATGTAGACGAAGATAAG GATGATCGAATCAGTTATCAAGAATTTAAGGCAATGATGTTATCAGGCATGGATTGTCGACAGTATTCTAGAGTATTGCTAAATGCCGTGAGCATCAAAATATTAAGAAAATCTGGTCAACTAAGATGA